A DNA window from Gigantopelta aegis isolate Gae_Host chromosome 4, Gae_host_genome, whole genome shotgun sequence contains the following coding sequences:
- the LOC121371996 gene encoding histidine-rich glycoprotein-like: MHYTNTPSLFYTAHHAHPSNYNTLTCHYTDTPSLFYTEHHAHPSNYNTLTWHYTNTPSPFYTENHAHPSNYNTLTWHYTNTPSLFYTEHHAHPSNYNTLTWHYNDTPSLNYTEHHAHPSNYNTLTWHYTNTPSLFYTEHHAHPSNYNTLTWHYTNTPSPFYTEHHAHPSNYNTLTWHYTDTPSPFYTEHHAYPSNYNTMTWHYTDTPSPFYTEHHAHPSNYNTMTWHYTDTPCLNYTDHHAHPSNYNTLTWHYTDTPSLFYTEHHAHPSNYNTMTWHYTNTPSLFYTEHHAHPSNYNTMTWHYTNTPSLFYTEHHAHPSNYNTMTWHYTNTPRLNYTEHHAHPSNYNTLTWHYTNTPSLFYTEHLAHPSNYNTLT, encoded by the coding sequence ATGCACTACACCAATACTCCTAGTCTCTTCTACACTGCGCACCATGCACATCCCTCTAATTACAACACGCTAACCTGCCACTACACCGATACTCCTAGTCTCTTCTACACTGAACACCATGCACATCCCTCTAATTACAACACGCTGACCTGGCACTACACCAATACTCCTAGTCCCTTCTACACTGAGAACCATGCACATCCCTCTAATTACAACACGCTGACCTGGCACTACACCAATACTCCTAGTCTCTTCTACACTGAGCACCATGCACATCCATCTAATTACAACACGCTGACCTGGCACTACAACGATACTCCTAGCCTGAACTACACTGAGCACCATGCACATCCATCTAATTACAACACGCTGACCTGGCACTACACCAATACTCCTAGTCTCTTCTACACTGAGCACCATGCACATCCCTCTAATTACAACACGCTGACCTGGCACTACACCAATACTCCTAGTCCCTTCTACACTGAGCACCATGCACATCCCTCTAATTACAACACGCTGACCTGGCACTACACCGATACTCCTAGTCCCTTCTACACTGAGCACCATGCATATCCCTCTAATTACAACACAATGACCTGGCACTACACCGATACTCCTAGTCCCTTCTACACTGAACACCATGCACATCCCTCTAATTACAACACAATGACCTGGCACTACACCGATACTCCTTGTCTGAACTACACTGACCACCATGCACATCCATCTAATTACAACACGCTGACCTGGCACTACACCGATACTCCTAGTCTCTTCTACACTGAGCACCATGCACATCCCTCTAATTACAACACAATGACCTGGCACTACACCAATACTCCTAGTCTCTTCTACACTGAGCACCATGCACATCCCTCTAATTACAACACAATGACCTGGCACTACACCAATACTCCTAGTCTCTTCTACACTGAGCACCATGCACATCCATCTAATTACAACACAATGACCTGGCACTACACCAATACTCCTAGACTGAACTACACTGAGCACCATGCACATCCCTCTAATTACAACACGCTGACCTGGCACTACACCAATACTCCTAGTCTCTTCTACACTGAGCACCTTGCACATCCCTCTAATTACAACACGCTGACCTGA